The genomic segment agatatcactgtgttatctgtggtgttacataggactgcaggtgacatctactacattatctgtactcagagagatatcactgtgttatctgtggtgttacataggactgcaggagacatctactacattatctgtactcagagagatcactgtgttatctgtggtgttacataggactgcaggtgacatctactacattatctgtactcagagagatatcactgtgttatctgtggtgttacataggactgcaggtgacatctactacattatctgtactcagagagatcactgtgttatctgtggtgttacataggactgcaggtgacatctactacattatctgtactcagagagatatcactgtgttatctgtggtgttacataggactgcaggagacatctactacattatctgtactcagagagatatcactgtgttatctgtggtgttacataggactgcaggtgacatctactacattatctgtactcagagatcactgtggtatctgtggtgttacataggactgcaggtgatatctactacattatctgtactcagagatatcactgtgttatctgtggtgttacataggactgcaggtgacatctgctattcCTCTGTAACTTGTGGTCTTACATAGGACTGCTTGCTCTGTCCTCAGGTGGTGCAGATGGCCTTTGAAGCCAAAAATGGAGAGAAGATCCAGCAGACGGTGATGGTGAACAATGGGGAGAATGTGGCCGCGTTTTACGTGAATTCCAACAATGTTTCCTCCACGGTTCTGTACGACTACAGTCATGTGAGTGATGCGACATCTTTGTACTGGAGAccccacagctgagggtttgtttcaATGTATCCAGTCCAGAATCCAAACCGATACATTGTAACGACCGCGGGGCGATGTTTGTGGTCATGTGACTCTGTATTTGCTGCTCATTATTCTCCTTCCCCCAGGACTTCATTGGCTTCAGGAGAATGAACAGCCCAAAGTGTTTCGTggtggaaatgaacgacatgaacATCCCGTCAATGAGGGACATCCTCAGAGTCATCAAACACTTCCAGAGACAGGTGACAGCGCCACCCGTGGTCACAGCCCGCTGTGGACATCCTCTGCCCATGGCTATACTCTTACCTGTGGGCTCAACCATGGTCCTGATCCCAACTGTGCTCATATCCCCACCCCGAATTATACTCCACCCACCGTCTTTCCCCGCCCTTCGTCATTCTCCATCCTTGGTCCTTCCCAACCCTCGATCATACTCTGTTCTTGGTTTATCCCCGACCTCAATCATACTCCGTCATTGGTCCTTGCCTGCCCTCGATCATATTCCGTCCTCTGTTCATCCCTGCCCTCGATCATATTCCGTCCTCTGTTCATCCCTGCCCTCGATCATATTCCGTCCTCTGTTCATCCCTGCCCTCGATCATATTCCGTCCTCTGTTCATCCCTGCCCTCGATCATACTCCGTCCTCTGTTCATCCCTGCCCTCGATCATACTCCGTCCTCTGTTCATCCCTGCCCTCGATCATATTCCGTCCTCTGTTCATCCCTGCCCTCGATCATACTCCGTCCTCTGTTCATCCCTGCCCTCGATCATATTCCGTCCTCTGTTCATCCCTGCCCTCGATCATATTCCGTCCTCGGTTCATCCCTGCCCTCGATCATATTCCGTCCTCGGTTCATCCCTGCCCTCGATCATATTCCGTCCTCTGTTCATCCCTGCCCTCGATCATACTCCTTCCTTGGTCCTTCCCCGCCCTCGATCATACTCCATCCTTAGTTCTTCCCCACCCTCGATCATACTCCATTTTTGGTCCTTCCCCACTCTCAGTCATACTTTATTCTTGGTCTTTCCTCGCCCTCGATCATACTGTATCCTTAATTCCTTCATccttcaaattgtctgtacatgtcccctctgaattgtaaatcgctgcggaatatgttggcgctatagaaataaaactttattattattattattattattattcattcttCCCCTCATCAATCATACTCCATCCTTGatccttctcctccctcgatcataCTCCTTCCTTGGTCCTTCACCGCTCTGTCTTTCTCTAACCTTGGTTTTTCCCCGCCCTCGATCATATTTCATTCTTGCTCCTTCCCCGCTCTCGATCATACTCTATCCGTGGTCCTTTTCCGCACTCGATCATACTCCATCCTTGGTCCTTCCCCGCTCTCGATCATACTTCATCCTTGGTCCTTCCCCGCTCTCGATCATACTCCATCCTTGGTCCTTTTCCGCACTCGATCATACTCCATCCTTGGTCCTTCCCCGCGCTCGATCATACTCCATCCTTGGTCCTTCCCCGCTCTCGATCATACTCCATCCGTGGTCCTTTTCCGCACTCGATCATACTCCATCCTTGGTCCTTCCCCGCTCTCGATCATACTCCATCCTTGGTCCTTCCCCGCTCTCGATCATACTCCATCCTTGGTCCTTTTCCGCACTCGATCATACTCCATCCTTGGTCCTTCCCCGCTCTCGATCATACTCCATCCTTGGTCCTTCCCCGCTCTCGATCATACTCCATCCGTGGTCCTTTTCCGCACTCGATCATACTCCATCCTTGGTCCTTCCCCGCTCTCGATCATACTCCATCCTTGGTCCTTCCCCGCTCTCGATCATACTCTATCCTTGGTCCTTTTCCGCACTCGATCATACTCCATCCTTGGTCCTTTTCCGCACTCGATCATACTCCATCCTTGGTCCTTCCCCGCTCTCGATCATACTCCATCCTTGGTCCTTCCCCGCTCTCGATCATACTCTATCCTTGGTCCTTTTCCGCACTCGATCATACTCCATCCTTGGTCCTTTTCCGCACTCGATCATACTCTATCCTTGGTCCTTTTCCGCACTCGATCATACTCTATCCTTGGTCCTTCCCCGCTCTCGATCATACTCTATCCTTGGTCCTTTTCCGCACTCGATCATACTCTATCCTTGGTCCTTTTCCGCACTCGATCATACTCCATCCTTGGTCTTTTTCCGCACTCGATCATACTCCATCCTTGGTCCTTCCCCGCTCTCGATCATACTCCATCCTTGGTCCTTCCCCGCTCTCGATCATACTCCATCCTTGGTCCTTTTCCGCACTCGATCATACTCCATCCTTGGTCCTTCCCCGCTCTCGATCATACTCCATCCTTGGTCCTTCCCCGCTCTCGATCATACTCCATCCTTGGTCCTTTTCCGCACTCGATCATACTCTATCCTTGGTCCTTTTCCGCTGTCACGGGGTCCTTTTCCAAtattacacaatcaacagagcaaaacaaggaagccgcggagacaccatcacatgtttctcaacgctggtaggaaactagccaagtctttcaccgggaaggaacaaccacgggaagggcagcctccagtcaaggaaaccatctATGCCAAaaaagcattgagaaacatgtgatggtgtctccgcggcttccttgttttgcatatttccaagGGGGCATTGcagtagaatcactgcgttgagaaaacaggtgatggtgctccgcggtgctggatgttgatctccctaaggtcaaccatccttacctatacaatcatcagagcgagagatgagtgaacaatccaaagaacatttattccaagcacgtcagaaggtccatcaaataatccgccacacagagggtaaaatagtccagtaatgggaaaaATGTCCCTGGGATCAGTCAAAATCCTACAGCAGTCCTTTTCCAAAGAAATTggggtttctcaatggctctctggggtgctgcctgtagccgcagcttctaCCCCAGAAGATCAATCTTCCTGTTTGTCTCTTACGTTCTCAGCCAGACTGAAAAATCCCCCagataagcagagagtttaggtggattccaggcccccctcccccagacttagggtcaAAAGACCAGCAGGTGGTGATTAACCTGCACACAGgataatgtacacacaaggaatacacagaatggacagagcaccacgcccaaAATACGAACCTGCACAAAATAATACACAACCAACAATATGCCACCCTCACACCCGCCCTCACTCATACTCCATCCTTGGTCCTTCCCCGCTCTGTCATACTCTGTCCTTGGTCGTTCCACGCCCTCAGTCATACTCCTTTCTAGGTCCTCCCCACTCTTAGTCATACTCTGTTCTTGGTCCTTTCCCGCTCATAGTCATACTCCATCCTTGGTCCTTCCCTGCTCTCAGTCATACTCCATCCTTGGTCCTTCCCCACTCTCGGTCACACTCCATCCTTGGTCCTTCCCCACTCTCGGTCACACTCCATCCTtggtccttccccactctctgtcaTACTCCATCGTTGGTCCTTCCCCGCCCTCAATCATACTCCCTCCTAGGTCCTTCCCCACTCTTAGTCATACTCGGTTCTTGGTCCTTCCCCACTCTCAGTTATACTCCTTCCTAGGTCCTTCCCCGCTCTCTGTCATAGTCCATCCTTGGTCCTTCACTGCTCTCAGTCATACTCCATCCTTGGTCCTTCCCCGCTCTCAGTCATACTCCATCCTTGGTCCTTGCCCCACTCTCAGTCATACTCCATCCTTGGTCCTTCCCCGCTCTCAGTCATACTCCATCCTTGGTCCTTCCCCCACTCTCAGTCATACTCCATCCTtggtccttccccactctctgtcaTACTCCATCGTTGGTCCTTCCCCGCCCTCAATCATACTCCCTCCTAGGTCCTTCCCCACTCTTAGTCATACTCTGTTCTTGGTCCTTCCCCACTCTCAGTTATACTCCTTCCTAGGTCCTTTCCCGCTCTCTGTCATAGTCCATCCTTGGTCCTTCACTGCTCTCAGTCATACTCCATCCTTGGTCCTTCCCCACTCTCGGTCACACTCCATCCTTGGTCCTTCCCCCACTCTCAGTCATACTCCATCCTTGGTCCTTCCCCGCTCATAGTCATTCTCCATCCTTGGTCCTTCTCCGCTCTCAGTCACACTCCATCCTTGGTCCTTCCCCGCTCTCATTCATACTCCATCCTTGGTCCTTCCCCCACTCTCAGTCATACTCCATCCTTGGTCCTTCCCCGCTCTCAGTCACACTCCATCCTTGGTCCTTCCCCGCTCTCATTCATACTCCATCCTTGGTCCTTCCCCGCTGTCATTCATACTCCATCCTTGGTCCTTCCCCCACTCTCAGTCATACTCCATCCTTGGTCCTTCCCCCACTCTCAGTCATACTCCATCCTTGGTCCTTCCCCCACTCTCAGTCATACTCCATCCTTGGTCCTTCCCCGCTCTCAGTCATACTCCATCCTTGGTCCTTCCCCGCTCTCAGTCATACTCCTTCCTTGGTCCTTCCCCGCTCTCAGTCATACCTCCCATCATATTCCATGCACCATTTCTGTCCCCACAGAATGCCACATCTGACACTGACTTAACCTACGAGCTGGTGGAAGGAGAAGAAGCTGATCGGACCAAGCTGGGTGTCCCCATCAACATCCTGTGCAGCGATGTCCCCATCCACTGGGCCACGCAGGTGACTCCTCTGATATTGCGCTTTTACCACAGCACAGGGCTAGGATTGGCGCAGGGCGTTGGTGCTCTACAGCCATGGCGTCCATTACCTTTATGACCATTATGTTATGTCCCCCGATGTAGGACACTTACTAAGCAAATGAGCCGAGCTGAGACTTATTACAACATTTTGTTTCTCTCTGCAAACGTTTTTGAAAAGTTGTCAAAGGGGCGGGGCTAAGAAAAGTCGTAGCAACACGACAGGCGCACAGAATCCATAGGGTTTAGGAAACACGCATGGTTTATGTGACTCGGTATTCTGGTTATTTGTGTCACGGACGagaagctgctggtgtcgggggtggGGGGTCTGCATTGATGCCAGTCTTCACCCCCCGCAGCTATAACTACATCTTCTCACCCGCAGAACAAGTCTCCGCGCCTGCGCTGGAAGATTACCCTCAAGTTCAACATCTTCGGGATAGATCTGTCCTTCACCTACGAGTCCTGATCGTCTCGCCCTATTCGGGCGGCAGCACGGGGTGTCGGCCCAGGCGCTGGGCAGGTTGAGCGAGTCATTTGGAGCGATTCTTCCTCCACGCCCGGAGATTTCCCATTACTGACTATAAACTCCTCGCAGCATTTCACTCAGGACCATGTGGCCGGCAACAGCCCATATCTACAGAGCCCGAGAAGGGGTCCGAGTCTTATCAGGAGGGGCCAACACCTGGAGACGCTCCATCCTGCTCCCCTAAATCCAGGCACATCCTCTACCTCAAACCCTGTAGAAGGGAGGGGGGGGCAGCCCCTCAGACCACACCCCGCCAAATAAGTCACCTGTGAAGAGAAAGGGTTGTGCCCTGGGACCCCGGGACCCTCATCTGCCTCTATGGCTTCAGAGAGCCCCAATCACAGGACATAAAGAACTGGAAGGTGAAAATGCAATATGAAATACATAACTACAAGGGCTTATGGGGGCTGACAGACGCTGAGCAGATGACTGCAGCAATGGACGGGTGCGAGACAATGGAGAAGCCGGATCCCAGGAGACGATGGGCGACTTCAGCTGAGATCTCGATCTATCAGCTGGAGCTTCAGCGCAATGTGCTATCGAAGGGGCGGAGCACCGGAGAGTCCGCCATGACGGTGCACTGAGGGCAGCAGGGGTCATGATGGCACTATGTACAGTCAGTTCTCCTTGTGGCAGT from the Anomaloglossus baeobatrachus isolate aAnoBae1 chromosome 11, aAnoBae1.hap1, whole genome shotgun sequence genome contains:
- the LOC142257035 gene encoding gastrokine-2-like encodes the protein MTDGKKPWAWAVAVLVLLAIIVVGATLIGVYMTQKHIEEVVQMAFEAKNGEKIQQTVMVNNGENVAAFYVNSNNVSSTVLYDYSHDFIGFRRMNSPKCFVVEMNDMNIPSMRDILRVIKHFQRQNATSDTDLTYELVEGEEADRTKLGVPINILCSDVPIHWATQNKSPRLRWKITLKFNIFGIDLSFTYES